From Pseudothermotoga thermarum DSM 5069, a single genomic window includes:
- a CDS encoding nucleotidyltransferase: MKVLGIVVEYNPFHNGHEYHLKKAKEIVNPDFTIAVMSGNFCQRGEPAIISKFARAEIALRSGIDVVFELPFVFAVQDAGGFAKGAIWILKSTNVVTDIVFGSESGDLDFLKKVAEVLIKQPEPFPVLMREELKKGFSFPNARKNALRRYFEFSGELNPLEVSKIEKSNDILGLEYVRSAMELNFKVNFHTVKRVGAEDRDEDFKGKFSSATAVRKQILAGNWDKVAESVPTVSYEIIKREIESGRGPVTLEDMEKMILSVLRLSDRQTLSRFYGFSEGIEKRFLDCSYKTTNLKDFFNCVKSKRFTLSKIRRLSLYAFFGITQEFLESCNQLGPQYLRILGFTEKGRKILSVIKKKANLPIITNCADYKKVIERCLKDEDKRFSISPDLFEKQILLDIKSTAIYNLLFTKQSERKGDEDFKATPTIV; the protein is encoded by the coding sequence ATGAAAGTCCTTGGTATCGTGGTCGAGTACAATCCATTTCACAACGGGCATGAATACCACTTAAAAAAGGCTAAAGAAATTGTCAATCCCGATTTTACAATAGCGGTTATGAGCGGGAATTTCTGTCAAAGGGGCGAACCAGCAATAATAAGCAAATTTGCAAGAGCTGAGATAGCTTTAAGAAGTGGTATCGATGTGGTTTTTGAACTACCATTTGTTTTTGCGGTGCAAGATGCTGGCGGGTTTGCAAAAGGAGCCATATGGATTTTGAAATCAACGAACGTTGTGACAGATATAGTTTTTGGAAGCGAATCAGGTGACCTTGATTTTTTAAAGAAAGTCGCAGAAGTACTGATCAAACAACCCGAACCATTTCCAGTCTTAATGCGCGAAGAGCTGAAAAAGGGATTTTCTTTTCCAAACGCCCGTAAAAACGCGCTTCGCAGATATTTTGAATTCTCTGGAGAGTTGAACCCCTTGGAAGTCTCAAAGATAGAAAAATCCAACGATATACTTGGCTTAGAATATGTTCGATCGGCAATGGAATTGAACTTCAAAGTGAATTTCCATACTGTAAAAAGAGTTGGTGCCGAGGATCGTGATGAAGATTTTAAAGGCAAATTTTCAAGTGCTACAGCAGTAAGAAAGCAAATACTTGCTGGTAATTGGGACAAAGTTGCAGAATCCGTTCCGACGGTGAGTTACGAGATCATCAAAAGAGAAATAGAATCAGGAAGAGGACCTGTAACCTTGGAAGATATGGAAAAGATGATTCTTTCCGTTTTGAGGCTTTCAGATAGACAAACTTTATCGCGTTTTTATGGTTTCAGCGAAGGTATTGAAAAACGTTTTCTCGATTGTTCTTACAAAACAACAAACTTGAAGGATTTTTTCAACTGCGTCAAGAGCAAAAGATTCACGCTGAGTAAGATAAGAAGATTATCGCTTTACGCGTTCTTTGGTATAACCCAAGAATTTCTTGAATCATGTAATCAACTAGGTCCACAGTATTTAAGAATCCTGGGATTCACGGAAAAAGGTAGAAAAATTCTTTCAGTCATTAAGAAAAAGGCAAATCTTCCAATAATAACCAACTGTGCCGATTACAAGAAAGTTATCGAGCGTTGTTTGAAGGATGAAGATAAAAGATTTTCAATATCTCCTGATTTGTTTGAAAAACAAATACTGTTGGATATAAAGTCAACGGCAATTTACAACCTTCTTTTTACAAAACAGTCTGAAAGAAAAGGCGATGAAGATTTCAAAGCCACTCCAACCATAGTTTGA
- the uvrC gene encoding excinuclease ABC subunit UvrC: MNDGRKVKLSIEEKAKQAPNLPGVYIFYGPNGEYLYIGKAKNLRKRLKSYFSNSSKTNRKMQQLLQEAIDLDFTIVENEREALLLEANLIYTYKPKYNVMLKDSQHYPYIEITNDLFPTIRITRNKIANSEYFGPYTDANFVRDLVDFLQQVYKFRTCEKDLSKPIRKPCMDYYLHRCEAPCVGNITHQEYFEKCILPTKNFLKGDILSTLELIKRKMKIHADMLDFENAAKYRDLLFKFEKVMQKQQVVVEPWRNLDVIGQCKNVFVVFRVRGGYLVGKLSYEMEGDLKDFLFNYYIVNRNEIPPAVVSKKAVNVENLVVSRKPMDEVESGLLKKAMINAQESLQHIQTNLEYLRKMQEILNLSKIPIRIEGIDVSHLHGELTVASVVVFVEGNAQKDEYRHYRFDTQSMDDLAVIRQLVLRRYSKHSLPDLIFVDGGQEQVKTVKEALKSIGKDCDVVGLAKKEEIIHTINGPVRLPLDNPVLRILVKIRDEAHRFANSFHAKLRLKKLQQTVFDQIKGIGSKRKEKLLAHFGSVQKIKEASVEEIAKVIKNKKLAEEILKKLKGESS; encoded by the coding sequence ATAAATGATGGGAGGAAGGTAAAGCTGTCAATAGAAGAAAAAGCCAAACAAGCTCCAAATCTGCCTGGCGTGTACATCTTTTACGGTCCAAATGGAGAATATTTGTACATTGGAAAAGCCAAAAACCTTAGAAAAAGGTTAAAGAGCTATTTTTCAAACAGTTCAAAAACTAACAGAAAAATGCAACAACTACTTCAAGAAGCAATAGATCTAGATTTCACGATAGTCGAAAACGAGCGGGAAGCACTTTTGCTTGAAGCAAATTTGATATACACTTACAAGCCGAAGTACAACGTCATGCTTAAAGATTCGCAACATTATCCTTATATAGAAATCACAAATGATCTGTTTCCGACCATCAGAATAACCAGAAACAAAATTGCCAATTCAGAATACTTTGGGCCGTACACTGATGCAAATTTTGTGAGAGACCTTGTCGATTTTCTACAACAAGTCTACAAGTTTAGAACTTGCGAGAAAGATTTGTCCAAACCAATCAGAAAACCTTGTATGGACTATTACCTTCACAGATGCGAAGCCCCTTGCGTTGGTAACATTACACACCAAGAGTATTTTGAAAAATGCATTCTTCCGACCAAAAACTTCCTGAAAGGAGATATTCTCTCCACGCTTGAACTAATCAAAAGGAAAATGAAAATACACGCTGATATGCTTGATTTTGAAAACGCCGCAAAATACCGTGACTTGCTATTCAAATTTGAAAAAGTTATGCAAAAACAACAGGTTGTGGTTGAACCTTGGAGAAACCTTGATGTCATAGGCCAATGCAAGAACGTTTTTGTGGTATTTCGCGTTAGAGGAGGATACTTGGTTGGAAAATTATCATACGAAATGGAAGGAGATTTAAAGGATTTTCTTTTCAACTACTACATTGTGAACAGAAACGAAATTCCACCAGCTGTAGTTTCTAAAAAAGCTGTTAATGTTGAAAATCTTGTAGTTTCAAGAAAACCGATGGACGAGGTTGAATCAGGTCTGCTTAAAAAAGCCATGATTAACGCTCAAGAAAGTTTACAGCACATTCAAACCAATTTGGAATACCTCAGAAAAATGCAAGAAATTCTCAACCTTTCAAAAATTCCTATTAGGATAGAAGGAATTGATGTATCGCATCTTCATGGGGAGTTGACGGTAGCATCAGTTGTGGTCTTTGTAGAAGGAAATGCACAAAAAGATGAATACAGACATTACAGGTTCGACACACAATCGATGGACGATTTAGCAGTTATAAGACAACTTGTTCTTAGAAGATATTCAAAGCATTCGCTTCCAGATTTGATCTTCGTCGATGGTGGACAAGAACAGGTTAAAACTGTCAAAGAAGCGTTAAAATCGATTGGAAAAGATTGCGACGTTGTTGGACTCGCAAAAAAAGAAGAAATTATCCACACAATCAATGGACCCGTCCGATTACCTTTGGATAACCCAGTACTTAGAATTTTGGTCAAAATTAGGGACGAAGCACACAGATTTGCAAACAGTTTCCACGCTAAATTAAGGTTGAAAAAACTGCAGCAGACTGTTTTTGACCAAATAAAAGGAATCGGTTCAAAGAGAAAGGAGAAGTTACTTGCGCATTTTGGTTCGGTTCAGAAAATAAAGGAAGCGTCCGTTGAAGAAATAGCCAAAGTGATCAAGAACAAAAAGTTGGCTGAGGAAATTCTCAAAAAGCTAAAGGGGGAATCTTCGTGA
- a CDS encoding FeoA family protein, translating into MTLAEVPVGFYAKVKALKNHPLANKLAAMGFAPNSNVKVVNEAPLGDPKIYLIKDKLIALRNSDASLIEVELLEEVLPLSLAQEGVYEVVGIDIPKAYGLKRRFSDLGINEGARILVDSHGNVTTLDGKHIRIGKGMASRVFVRRVQE; encoded by the coding sequence ATGACACTTGCAGAAGTACCAGTTGGCTTTTACGCAAAAGTTAAGGCACTAAAAAATCATCCATTAGCCAACAAGTTGGCAGCTATGGGATTTGCACCCAATTCAAACGTTAAGGTTGTCAACGAAGCTCCTTTAGGTGATCCAAAGATTTATTTGATCAAAGACAAACTCATCGCTTTGAGAAATTCAGATGCAAGTCTCATAGAAGTGGAACTTCTTGAAGAAGTATTACCTTTGTCTTTGGCACAGGAAGGGGTTTACGAAGTTGTTGGTATTGATATACCAAAAGCTTATGGGTTAAAAAGAAGGTTTTCAGACTTAGGTATAAACGAAGGCGCTCGAATTTTAGTTGATTCGCATGGGAATGTTACGACTTTGGATGGAAAACATATTCGAATTGGAAAAGGAATGGCAAGTAGAGTTTTTGTAAGGAGGGTTCAAGAGTGA
- the feoB gene encoding ferrous iron transport protein B yields the protein MSLRVALCGNPNVGKTSLFNALTGLRQYVANWAGVTVEIKKGVRNHRGVQIEFIDLPGTYSLSAFSEDEKVARNYLLYNPPNVLVVVMDALALRQSMYLLFEVIDLDVKIVGVVNAIDEARRENIVIDKGELSKHLGIPIIFTSAVTGEGIEELLDTIVSLSRYPRKVSKFFFGEEIEKQIEKIAQYLSKQTSFSSFPTRWLAIKYLEGDPETVTLVGKIEGIEPGQLREKIISQKYEHVELILKEALKKPSNNWSFSEILDHAFTHKYIGIPIFFSLMYLVFSFAFDVVQPVVEYFEDLMASLGRFFASFFTTPFVASLIEEGIFGALGAVLVFIPNIFALFFVLGIMEESGYLPRAAFVMDRLLHFFKLTGRSFISFLLGFGCSVPAIMSTRGIMDRREKTIVALSIPFVSCSARLPVYMLIASIFFERNKGLVVFFLYLLSISIAMISSVVLNKILFKGQPSHLILELPRYRMPTLKNLVIYVWNRGKHFLIKAGTIIFSASILLWVLTYFPYGTPDNSFASQLGKFLHPILKPLGFDWKLSAALVFGVGAKEIIVSALGIFFGFTSEEQFRLNILSSVDPSTALAFLVFVMAYIPCIATIATISSELGKKYALFSIVYSFTFAYALALLVKLLGGVVA from the coding sequence GTGAGCTTGCGTGTTGCGCTCTGTGGTAATCCAAACGTTGGTAAAACCAGTTTGTTCAACGCTTTGACGGGTTTAAGACAGTATGTTGCAAATTGGGCTGGTGTCACCGTGGAAATAAAAAAAGGTGTTCGAAACCACAGAGGTGTTCAAATAGAATTTATAGATCTTCCTGGCACATACAGTTTATCCGCTTTCAGCGAAGATGAAAAAGTTGCAAGAAATTATCTTCTTTACAATCCACCAAATGTTTTAGTTGTTGTCATGGATGCTTTGGCACTTCGGCAAAGCATGTACTTACTTTTTGAAGTCATTGACCTTGATGTAAAAATTGTAGGAGTCGTTAATGCCATAGATGAAGCAAGAAGGGAAAATATAGTCATCGACAAAGGTGAACTGTCAAAGCATCTTGGTATTCCAATAATCTTCACATCAGCTGTCACGGGAGAAGGTATTGAAGAGCTTTTGGATACTATTGTGAGCTTATCGCGGTATCCAAGAAAGGTTTCGAAGTTTTTTTTCGGCGAAGAAATCGAAAAACAAATCGAAAAGATTGCACAATATCTTTCAAAGCAAACTTCTTTTAGTTCTTTTCCAACAAGGTGGCTAGCTATTAAGTACCTTGAAGGTGATCCAGAAACTGTGACACTTGTTGGAAAAATCGAAGGAATTGAGCCAGGACAGTTACGCGAAAAAATCATATCCCAGAAGTATGAACATGTGGAACTCATTCTAAAGGAAGCCTTGAAGAAACCGTCAAACAACTGGTCTTTCAGCGAAATTCTTGATCATGCTTTTACACACAAGTACATAGGTATACCGATTTTCTTTTCTCTAATGTATTTGGTTTTTTCGTTTGCTTTCGACGTAGTTCAACCAGTGGTTGAGTATTTTGAGGATCTTATGGCTAGTTTGGGAAGATTTTTTGCCTCGTTTTTCACCACTCCTTTTGTTGCATCTTTAATAGAAGAAGGTATCTTCGGTGCTTTGGGAGCAGTTCTTGTGTTTATACCAAATATTTTTGCATTGTTTTTTGTTCTTGGAATAATGGAAGAAAGTGGATATTTACCTAGAGCAGCTTTTGTGATGGACAGATTGCTGCACTTTTTCAAACTTACTGGCAGATCTTTTATATCTTTTTTGCTCGGTTTTGGTTGTTCAGTTCCCGCGATCATGTCAACGCGTGGAATAATGGATAGAAGGGAAAAAACGATAGTAGCCCTTTCTATCCCGTTTGTGTCGTGTAGCGCTAGGTTGCCAGTTTATATGTTGATCGCAAGCATATTTTTTGAAAGAAACAAAGGATTGGTCGTTTTCTTTCTGTACTTGTTAAGTATTTCCATTGCTATGATAAGTTCTGTTGTTTTGAACAAAATACTCTTCAAAGGTCAGCCCAGTCATTTGATTTTGGAACTTCCTCGTTACAGGATGCCAACGTTGAAAAACCTAGTTATATACGTTTGGAACAGAGGAAAACATTTTCTAATCAAAGCTGGAACGATCATATTCTCAGCCTCCATATTGCTTTGGGTTTTGACTTACTTTCCATACGGTACGCCAGATAATTCTTTTGCTTCCCAGTTGGGAAAATTTCTTCATCCAATTCTAAAGCCTTTGGGTTTTGATTGGAAGTTGAGTGCTGCACTTGTCTTTGGTGTTGGAGCCAAGGAGATAATCGTTTCTGCGCTGGGTATATTCTTTGGCTTTACAAGCGAGGAGCAGTTTAGATTGAATATTCTATCTTCAGTGGACCCTTCGACTGCTTTAGCTTTTTTGGTATTTGTTATGGCTTACATTCCGTGTATAGCAACTATAGCCACCATTTCCAGCGAACTTGGGAAAAAGTACGCACTTTTCTCGATTGTTTATAGCTTCACCTTTGCGTACGCTTTAGCACTTTTAGTTAAGTTGCTTGGAGGTGTTGTTGCATGA
- a CDS encoding inorganic phosphate transporter yields the protein MLILITGVAGFLMAFAIGANDVANSMATAVGAKAITPRQATIIAGILEFLGAVLFGSHVAATITRGIVKPEVIPSSNVLIAGALAALTSSFVWVIAATLWGMPVSTTHSIVGGMMGFGLAAAGWKAINWQKMIPIVSSWVLSPLVGGLLAYVTFKSLSVFVLKRPSPRKAAIKATPVIVLITIFIISFLFCLKTLKIPFLRSFTYSILLAAPTSIVTSILLKVNKNSPRSDIEYVENIFKNIQVMTSCYMALSHGANDVANAIGPLAVVYLVVKTGLLTQTAEIPIWTLMIGGLGISLGVLLLGYKVMKTIGTSITELTNTRGFCIDFSAASTVLIASVLGMPISTTHTVVGAVVGVGLARGVEVVNVGVLKNIVLSWLLTVPLAAGLSAILFELFIKIV from the coding sequence GTGCTAATTTTAATCACTGGAGTAGCAGGTTTTCTGATGGCTTTTGCCATAGGAGCCAATGATGTTGCCAATTCCATGGCTACCGCTGTCGGTGCAAAGGCAATCACTCCAAGACAAGCAACAATCATAGCCGGTATTCTTGAATTTCTTGGGGCTGTTTTGTTTGGTTCCCACGTTGCCGCAACCATAACAAGGGGCATAGTTAAACCAGAGGTTATACCAAGTTCAAATGTACTTATAGCTGGAGCTTTGGCTGCTTTGACATCATCTTTTGTATGGGTTATCGCTGCCACGCTTTGGGGAATGCCAGTTTCAACAACTCATTCCATAGTTGGAGGTATGATGGGATTTGGACTAGCGGCAGCAGGTTGGAAAGCTATAAACTGGCAAAAAATGATACCAATAGTGTCAAGCTGGGTTTTGTCACCTTTGGTTGGAGGACTTTTAGCGTACGTTACCTTCAAATCGCTCTCTGTTTTTGTTTTAAAAAGACCTTCACCACGCAAAGCTGCTATAAAAGCTACTCCGGTGATTGTTCTTATAACGATTTTCATAATATCCTTTTTATTCTGTTTAAAAACGCTTAAAATACCTTTCTTAAGGTCTTTCACTTATTCAATCCTTCTAGCTGCTCCAACGTCAATTGTTACCTCAATTTTACTGAAAGTGAATAAAAATTCTCCAAGGTCAGATATCGAATATGTTGAGAACATTTTCAAAAACATTCAGGTAATGACAAGTTGCTACATGGCACTTTCCCACGGAGCAAACGATGTGGCGAATGCGATAGGACCACTCGCCGTCGTGTATTTGGTCGTCAAAACAGGTTTGTTGACACAAACAGCAGAAATACCGATTTGGACGTTGATGATAGGTGGTTTGGGAATATCCTTAGGTGTTCTTCTGCTGGGTTATAAAGTTATGAAGACGATAGGAACGTCGATAACTGAGTTGACGAACACCAGAGGATTTTGCATAGACTTCAGCGCTGCTTCAACGGTTTTAATAGCATCGGTTCTAGGGATGCCGATTTCAACAACTCACACCGTTGTTGGGGCAGTTGTTGGAGTAGGACTAGCAAGAGGCGTGGAAGTTGTGAACGTGGGGGTTCTCAAAAACATAGTGTTATCCTGGCTGTTAACTGTTCCTCTAGCCGCAGGATTGTCAGCCATTCTTTTCGAATTGTTCATAAAGATTGTTTGA
- a CDS encoding DUF47 domain-containing protein yields MTRFLGKMLPKHPPLKLLYEHALLTSEAAGYIPQATKDHFDGKDVSQISLKVDELEDKADELKILIREEYSKLKFVYFDKTEMLIIVHELDATMDSIDDYLKLLTINKVEKPLSEEMIKLFLELAEETTESVKNMVKAVEELLNFVELSFSKSVASHENMIVSKVESEESQTDKLSLEIGKKLFSSKNEIHPIDWFYIEKLVRLLTRIADHSENVAERIRMITHF; encoded by the coding sequence ATGACAAGGTTTTTGGGGAAGATGCTACCAAAGCACCCTCCTTTAAAACTTCTTTATGAACACGCACTTTTGACAAGTGAAGCGGCAGGCTATATCCCACAAGCAACAAAGGATCATTTCGATGGAAAAGACGTGTCACAGATAAGCTTAAAAGTCGATGAACTTGAAGATAAAGCCGATGAACTCAAAATACTTATAAGGGAAGAGTATTCGAAGTTGAAATTTGTTTATTTCGACAAAACGGAAATGCTGATAATTGTACACGAGCTAGATGCAACTATGGACTCCATAGACGATTACTTGAAGCTTCTTACTATAAACAAAGTTGAAAAACCACTATCCGAAGAAATGATCAAGCTTTTTCTCGAGCTAGCTGAAGAAACAACGGAATCTGTGAAGAATATGGTTAAAGCCGTGGAAGAGCTTCTTAACTTCGTTGAACTTTCCTTTTCAAAATCTGTGGCTTCACATGAAAATATGATCGTATCAAAAGTCGAATCTGAAGAAAGTCAAACGGATAAACTGTCACTTGAGATAGGAAAAAAACTGTTTTCGTCGAAGAACGAAATACATCCTATCGATTGGTTTTACATTGAGAAATTAGTTAGGTTGCTAACGCGGATTGCCGATCATTCTGAGAATGTTGCCGAAAGAATAAGAATGATCACACACTTTTAG
- a CDS encoding DUF401 family protein translates to MATFSVLTSLLCIVILQRLTKRLFLSMVGGFFAFILLNSFLLSKIPFLVVETFRDKSFLTLILSVIMIYFLEQLMSISKDAENLSLAVKKLFKGSSKAAASFLASVIGLLPVPSGAMFSAPIVAKLTPETDNLTKTAMNYWFRHTLEFFWPMYPAMYLLSSLISKPLGRISANLFPLFLISFVSGWIKFNGFTLPKMTRINWEDVKKLWPVFMILSIGVAIVVFKIDGWIVLLIACTLYGILRKNHALQAFLETLKRFDILGVLFVIFLYKHAITDFGIGEVIGKELTKLGNEAVVLSTLAPLLVGMSTGITSATVGITVPLLISLDKAEYALLTYIFAVLGVLLSPVHLCLVLTAKYFQVDFLKVLKRILLLVIVVAVFSIIMYAF, encoded by the coding sequence ATGGCAACATTTTCGGTGTTAACATCTCTTTTGTGCATCGTTATTTTGCAAAGGTTAACTAAAAGACTTTTTCTATCAATGGTTGGAGGATTTTTCGCGTTTATCTTGCTAAACTCATTTCTTCTATCAAAAATCCCATTTCTTGTTGTTGAAACATTTCGCGATAAATCGTTTTTGACCTTAATCTTGAGTGTGATCATGATATATTTCCTTGAACAACTGATGAGCATTTCCAAAGATGCGGAAAATCTCTCTTTAGCCGTTAAAAAACTTTTCAAAGGATCTTCAAAGGCTGCCGCATCCTTTCTTGCAAGTGTGATAGGACTTTTACCTGTTCCATCTGGAGCAATGTTTTCTGCACCTATCGTTGCAAAATTGACTCCTGAAACCGACAATTTAACCAAAACAGCTATGAATTATTGGTTTAGACACACGCTGGAATTTTTCTGGCCGATGTATCCCGCGATGTATTTGTTATCAAGCTTAATTTCGAAGCCTCTTGGAAGAATTTCTGCAAATCTTTTTCCACTTTTTTTGATTTCTTTTGTAAGTGGATGGATAAAGTTCAATGGTTTTACACTACCAAAAATGACAAGAATAAACTGGGAAGATGTAAAAAAGCTTTGGCCTGTTTTCATGATCCTTTCAATTGGTGTGGCAATAGTCGTTTTCAAAATAGATGGTTGGATAGTCTTGCTGATTGCCTGTACTTTGTATGGAATTTTAAGAAAAAATCACGCTTTACAAGCTTTCTTGGAAACGCTCAAAAGATTCGACATTCTTGGCGTTCTTTTCGTAATATTCTTGTACAAACATGCAATAACCGATTTTGGAATAGGTGAAGTTATTGGAAAAGAGCTAACTAAACTTGGTAACGAAGCAGTTGTACTTTCGACTTTGGCACCGCTACTTGTTGGTATGTCAACAGGTATAACATCGGCGACAGTTGGCATAACAGTTCCTCTGCTCATAAGTCTTGATAAAGCAGAGTATGCACTTTTGACATACATTTTCGCTGTTTTGGGGGTTCTCCTATCCCCAGTTCATCTTTGTTTAGTTTTAACAGCAAAGTATTTCCAAGTGGATTTCCTCAAGGTATTAAAGAGAATTTTACTTCTAGTTATCGTTGTGGCAGTTTTTTCAATCATCATGTATGCTTTTTGA
- a CDS encoding alanyl-tRNA editing protein → MIKIEQVLQKDGKIFAVSSESPFYPDGKGGQLGDRGHIGDAKVFFVKESEGKFFHQIDRFIEPGEYPYQIDMERRKDIAAQHTAQHVLSAAFLKVADVQTVSFRMSEEFSTIDLDVPTLTHETLSEAEALANEVIRSCVQVEIINTTKEQANRMNLRKPLSEKVEEGFVRLVKIGDFDLSACAGFHVTNTGEIGCVKVVDWEKVKGSLTRVYFVAAERALKDYGKRVLVLKQLSTLLTSSIDEMVKRVESLLDKTKEQAGLIEKLAEALAVEQASKLPEIKIKDFKVAFYDGIDEVARFLPKYCSTDVLVCKTSEGYTISTKTIDCSKLVQILSKEFNCSGGGGKTKGSLKTSVKLEHFIESLSKVLEVIQ, encoded by the coding sequence ATGATAAAAATTGAGCAAGTTTTACAAAAAGATGGAAAAATCTTTGCCGTAAGTTCGGAAAGTCCATTCTATCCAGATGGAAAAGGAGGGCAATTGGGAGACAGAGGACACATTGGTGATGCGAAGGTATTTTTCGTAAAAGAAAGTGAAGGGAAATTCTTCCATCAAATCGATCGATTCATTGAGCCTGGTGAGTATCCATATCAAATTGATATGGAAAGAAGGAAGGACATCGCTGCTCAGCATACAGCTCAACACGTTTTGTCAGCAGCCTTTCTAAAGGTAGCTGACGTTCAAACGGTTTCGTTCAGGATGTCCGAGGAATTTTCTACGATCGATCTTGATGTTCCGACTTTAACACACGAGACACTTTCTGAAGCAGAGGCTTTAGCAAATGAGGTTATAAGAAGTTGCGTCCAAGTTGAAATCATAAATACAACCAAAGAACAAGCAAATCGAATGAATTTGAGAAAACCGCTCAGCGAAAAAGTGGAGGAGGGATTTGTTAGATTGGTTAAGATTGGAGATTTCGATCTTTCAGCTTGTGCAGGTTTTCACGTTACAAACACTGGTGAAATTGGTTGTGTAAAAGTTGTGGATTGGGAAAAAGTTAAAGGTTCTTTGACTCGTGTTTATTTCGTTGCGGCTGAAAGGGCTTTGAAAGATTATGGAAAACGCGTTTTGGTTCTAAAACAACTTTCAACGCTGTTGACCAGTTCGATAGACGAGATGGTTAAACGTGTAGAATCGCTTTTGGATAAGACAAAGGAACAAGCGGGACTAATTGAAAAGTTGGCGGAAGCTTTGGCTGTTGAGCAAGCTAGCAAGTTGCCAGAGATTAAAATCAAAGACTTTAAGGTAGCCTTTTACGACGGGATTGATGAAGTAGCAAGATTTTTACCAAAGTATTGCTCAACCGATGTGTTGGTTTGTAAAACCAGCGAAGGATATACAATATCAACCAAAACGATTGATTGTTCAAAATTGGTGCAAATTCTCAGCAAAGAATTTAACTGTTCTGGAGGTGGAGGAAAGACAAAAGGTTCTTTGAAAACATCAGTTAAGCTTGAGCATTTCATCGAATCTCTTTCAAAAGTTTTGGAGGTGATTCAATGA
- a CDS encoding D-cysteine desulfhydrase family protein — MKISLARLPTPIEYLARLSKQYGREIFVKRDDLTEFISSGNKIRKLEFLLADALKNGCNMVFTCGGIQSNHARATAHLAVKLGLKPVLFLRQPATVDKELINGNLLLDELLGATIIPVTTQQYAKIEEIYEEYKKDYESRGYKVYTIPEGGSNSLGALGYLFAVAEIATQIDLSTVDAIYCAVGSGGTYAGLIAGLRYLGYKTPVVGINVTKTKAERFVEKIEEIIAGMSQFGVDVKVSSEEIIILDEYSGPDYAVPSDADIDCIRIVASTEGIVLDPVYTAKAFRGMLQNSRRSQRLLFIHTGGTFGIFAQAFRFAH; from the coding sequence ATGAAGATTTCACTGGCAAGATTGCCAACGCCGATAGAGTATTTAGCTAGGTTGAGTAAGCAATATGGAAGAGAGATATTTGTTAAGCGTGACGATCTAACTGAATTCATTTCAAGTGGAAATAAGATAAGAAAGCTGGAATTTCTTCTTGCCGATGCTCTCAAAAACGGCTGCAACATGGTCTTTACCTGTGGGGGTATCCAGTCAAACCACGCAAGAGCCACTGCTCATTTGGCTGTGAAACTTGGGTTGAAGCCCGTTTTGTTTTTACGCCAACCTGCAACCGTTGACAAAGAACTGATCAACGGGAATTTACTTTTGGACGAGCTTCTTGGTGCCACGATAATACCTGTGACGACTCAACAGTACGCAAAGATTGAAGAAATCTACGAGGAATACAAGAAAGATTACGAATCAAGGGGTTACAAGGTTTACACGATTCCCGAGGGAGGCTCTAACAGCCTTGGTGCACTTGGTTATCTTTTTGCAGTTGCGGAGATTGCCACACAAATTGATTTGTCAACCGTCGATGCCATTTATTGTGCGGTTGGCAGCGGGGGAACTTACGCAGGTTTGATTGCCGGCCTCAGGTACCTTGGATACAAAACACCTGTTGTAGGAATAAACGTCACGAAAACAAAAGCCGAAAGGTTTGTCGAGAAGATAGAGGAAATAATCGCCGGTATGTCACAGTTTGGTGTTGACGTTAAGGTTTCTTCTGAAGAGATAATCATACTCGATGAATATAGCGGGCCTGACTACGCCGTTCCAAGCGATGCCGATATCGATTGTATAAGAATTGTTGCTTCCACAGAAGGCATTGTACTCGATCCAGTTTACACAGCAAAAGCTTTCCGAGGTATGTTGCAAAATTCTAGAAGATCACAAAGACTGCTTTTCATACACACAGGGGGTACTTTCGGAATTTTTGCCCAAGCTTTCAGGTTTGCACATTGA